A single genomic interval of Pyrus communis chromosome 5, drPyrComm1.1, whole genome shotgun sequence harbors:
- the LOC137734428 gene encoding uncharacterized protein At4g02000-like: protein MEEIVSKFSRKFAIIKEEHEVVVFDKHEVGSLKSSKVFLVGKVLASKSINKESFKRHMRNLWRPKAQVLIFYLEDDRFAFGFNSLSKRNTILRGGPWLFNKKFLLVLAKANNMTYPSRVPLVHQEFWIQVKGLPFCYMTRQMGKFLGNQLGKYVLTDQIRMKEQFGSILRIRVRLDIQKPLRQYVALQLDGRTLNVDIRYEKLPFTCFLCGIMDHVEDQCEKYHGLQDNDYAKPYGR from the coding sequence ATGGAAGAAATTGTTTCAAAGTTCTCGAGGAAGTTTGCTATTATCAAAGAGGAACATGAAGTAGTTGTGTTTGACAAACATGAGGTGGGATCGCTAAAATCATCCAAGGTGTTTCTGGTGGGTAAGGTGCTGGCCTCAAAATCAATTAACAAGGAAAGCTTTAAGAGACATATGCGGAATTTATGGCGCCCTAAGGCACAGGTGCTGATTTTTTATCTCGAAGACGATCGTTTCGCGTTTGGTTTCAACTCTCTTTCTAAGAGAAATACAATTCTGAGGGGGGGTCCCTggttatttaataaaaaatttctgttGGTCTTAGCGAAGGCAAATAATATGACCTATCCATCGAGGGTTCCGCTAGTTCATCAGGAATTTTGGATTCAGGTGAAAGGATTACCATTCTGTTATATGACACGCCAGATGGGGAAGTTTTTGGGCAACCAATTGGGGAAGTATGTACTCACTGACCAGATTCGAATGAAAGAACAGTTTGGAAGCATTCTTAGAATTAGGGTCCGGTTGGATATTCAAAAACCCTTGAGACAGTACGTAGCATTACAGCTAGACGGTCGAACATTGAATGTTGACATTCGATACGAAAAATTGCCATTTACTTGTTTTTTGTGTGGAATAATGGATCATGTGGAGGATCAGTGTGAAAAATATCATGGACTGCAGGATAATGACTATGCTAAGCCTTATGGGAGGTAG